From one Thermodesulfovibrionales bacterium genomic stretch:
- a CDS encoding DUF1573 domain-containing protein, which yields MILALILVLPALAYAEPSIQFEDPSHDFGEVQQGLQLEHTFEFENTGTEDLIISRVLPSUGCTAAVVSSNHLKPGEKGRITVKVDTAGRSGILVKTAGVLSNDPQKPKVTLTLKANIQEPVPPAPIPQR from the coding sequence ATGATCCTCGCTTTGATCCTCGTCTTGCCCGCGCTGGCCTACGCCGAACCGTCCATACAATTTGAGGACCCGAGTCACGACTTCGGGGAGGTGCAGCAGGGTCTGCAACTGGAGCATACCTTCGAATTTGAGAATACGGGCACAGAGGACCTCATCATAAGCAGGGTGCTCCCGTCCTGAGGGTGTACGGCCGCGGTGGTTAGTTCAAACCACCTGAAACCGGGCGAGAAGGGCAGGATAACGGTAAAAGTCGACACGGCTGGAAGAAGCGGGATTCTCGTAAAGACTGCCGGTGTCCTGAGCAACGACCCCCAAAAACCGAAGGTCACCCTGACCCTGAAAGCGAATATACAGGAACCCGTGCCTCCCGCCCCGATACCGCAGAGATAG
- a CDS encoding heavy metal translocating P-type ATPase, producing the protein MATLKCDHCLLTFSEGQAIHDEVKGVQRVFCCNGCRGIYRLIHDEGLDAFYERRNGWTPGPPEEGDVSTDLFEAALRTEGNKAALDLNLTGIRCASCIWLIEHFLMKCDGILSVMVNYATHRARIAWLTDRISLATILKKIASLGYAPRPYSGSAIEEALKGEKRDLLIRFGTASFLSMQLMLYTTALYAGYFEGIDPLYRKMFELISWAFTTPVIFYCGYPFLRNSVKGIGNRAFTMDALIFIGSFSAYAYSVFAIFTGGEVYFDTAAMIITLILLGRFLETGAKVKAIGAISSLISLQPKEARIMRQSDSGEPFSESVPVSTLKVGDRIEVIAGERIPVDCVVLGGHSEADESMLTGESVPVRKTESSAVFGGTMNLTGSLVLEVKKVGSDTLLSGIIRAVEDAQARKAPIQKLADIVAGWFVPAIFLVAGMTFGFWFLRTHLLSVSLVYAVSVLVIACPCALGLATPLAILISTTILSSRGVLVKGGDSIETVARTNFVSFDKTGTLTAGIPSLMNLATYGISRGELHILAASLERGSVHPIAHALRKGMRDEDLYRIESSTTHPGKGIEGLMNGRRLLAGNPSFLQSSGVVMSDTQMEDFAALSSGGDTITGFAEGAVLRGWLVLSNDLRPEVPEVVERLRQLGCGVGLLTGDRNAVAEEIGRKAGISIMDAEATPVQKADKVRLLREAGQRVLMVGDGINDAPALVEADAGVAIGSATDIAMESADVVLLRNDLRSVITLLAVSKRTFSLIRQNLFWAFSYNLVAVPLAVSGKIHPIISAACMAISSLIVVGNSLRLYKTK; encoded by the coding sequence ATGGCCACCTTGAAGTGTGACCATTGCCTTCTGACATTCTCGGAAGGGCAAGCAATTCATGATGAAGTGAAGGGTGTCCAAAGGGTCTTCTGCTGCAACGGCTGCCGGGGGATATACCGCCTGATCCATGATGAGGGTCTCGACGCGTTTTATGAGAGAAGGAACGGATGGACCCCTGGTCCTCCCGAGGAAGGGGATGTCTCGACGGATCTGTTCGAGGCCGCCCTCAGAACAGAAGGGAATAAAGCGGCGTTAGACCTGAATCTCACCGGTATCCGCTGCGCCTCCTGCATATGGCTCATCGAGCATTTTCTCATGAAGTGCGACGGGATTCTGTCTGTCATGGTTAATTATGCCACGCACAGGGCAAGAATAGCGTGGCTTACCGACAGGATCAGTCTTGCTACGATACTAAAAAAAATCGCATCCCTTGGATATGCGCCGCGGCCCTATTCCGGATCTGCGATCGAGGAAGCCTTGAAGGGAGAGAAGAGAGACCTGCTCATCAGGTTCGGTACCGCTTCCTTTTTGTCGATGCAACTCATGCTCTATACCACCGCACTTTATGCAGGGTATTTTGAAGGGATCGACCCTCTCTACCGGAAGATGTTCGAACTCATCTCATGGGCCTTCACCACTCCCGTGATCTTCTATTGCGGATATCCCTTTCTAAGAAACTCGGTGAAGGGCATAGGGAACCGCGCCTTTACTATGGACGCGCTCATCTTCATCGGCTCTTTCAGTGCCTATGCATACAGCGTCTTCGCGATCTTTACCGGAGGCGAGGTTTATTTCGACACCGCAGCCATGATCATCACCCTCATACTCCTCGGCAGATTTCTCGAGACAGGTGCAAAGGTGAAGGCGATCGGGGCGATATCGTCTCTTATCAGTCTCCAGCCGAAAGAGGCGAGAATCATGAGACAGTCGGATTCGGGCGAACCCTTTTCAGAGAGTGTCCCCGTGTCGACCCTTAAGGTGGGAGACAGGATTGAGGTTATCGCCGGTGAAAGAATCCCGGTCGATTGCGTCGTACTAGGCGGCCACTCAGAAGCGGATGAATCGATGCTGACGGGCGAGTCCGTGCCTGTGAGGAAGACAGAGAGTTCCGCCGTATTCGGAGGGACGATGAACCTCACGGGGAGTCTCGTTCTCGAGGTGAAAAAGGTCGGAAGCGACACGCTGCTCAGCGGGATCATCCGGGCCGTGGAGGACGCACAGGCTCGGAAGGCCCCGATCCAGAAGCTGGCTGACATCGTCGCTGGCTGGTTTGTACCGGCCATTTTTCTTGTCGCCGGAATGACCTTTGGTTTCTGGTTTCTCAGGACCCATCTCCTTTCGGTCTCTCTCGTCTACGCCGTATCGGTTCTCGTCATAGCCTGTCCCTGTGCGCTCGGTCTCGCCACACCCCTCGCGATCCTCATCTCTACGACGATCCTGTCGTCCCGGGGCGTACTTGTCAAGGGGGGCGATTCCATCGAGACCGTTGCGCGGACGAATTTTGTCTCCTTTGACAAGACCGGCACATTGACTGCCGGGATTCCTTCCTTAATGAACCTGGCCACCTATGGAATAAGCAGAGGGGAACTTCATATCTTGGCGGCATCCCTCGAGAGGGGCTCGGTCCATCCGATTGCACACGCCCTCCGTAAGGGGATGAGGGATGAAGATCTCTATCGTATCGAGTCATCCACGACGCACCCGGGAAAAGGCATCGAGGGACTGATGAACGGAAGACGTCTGCTGGCTGGGAACCCCTCTTTCCTGCAATCGTCAGGCGTGGTTATGAGCGATACACAGATGGAAGACTTCGCAGCCCTTTCATCAGGTGGCGACACGATAACGGGATTTGCTGAGGGAGCGGTTCTCAGGGGGTGGCTCGTACTCTCGAATGACCTGAGGCCTGAGGTGCCAGAGGTCGTTGAAAGACTGAGACAGCTCGGATGCGGTGTCGGTCTCCTCACCGGCGACCGCAATGCTGTTGCCGAGGAGATCGGCAGGAAAGCGGGGATCTCCATCATGGATGCCGAGGCGACGCCTGTTCAGAAGGCGGACAAAGTCAGACTGTTGCGGGAAGCGGGCCAGAGGGTGCTCATGGTCGGGGACGGCATCAACGACGCACCGGCTCTCGTCGAGGCCGACGCGGGGGTTGCGATCGGCAGCGCAACGGATATCGCCATGGAGAGCGCTGATGTCGTATTGCTGCGAAACGACTTGAGGTCGGTCATAACGTTACTTGCTGTTTCGAAGAGGACGTTCTCCCTCATAAGGCAGAACCTGTTCTGGGCGTTTTCCTACAATCTCGTCGCCGTCCCGCTGGCGGTCTCGGGCAAGATACATCCCATAATATCGGCAGCCTGCATGGCGATAAGTTCGCTCATCGTTGTCGGCAACTCCCTCAGGCTGTATAAGACGAAGTGA
- a CDS encoding sulfite exporter TauE/SafE family protein: protein MLPTDSLYVLIFVSGLLGGFGHCIGMCGPVVAAYSLPLGGSAAPQEGMTGRLGAFMPHLLYTLGRVTTYSILGGIMGLTGSFSGVVRSIERIQNITLAAVGVLMVMMGLAAGGWLPFPTRLGRANLFTGSIAGIVRFISGIKTVGAYFPMGLVLGFLPCGLLYTALIAAAGAGAEAGSGAGGFLRGMSLLFLFGLGTSPALFLFGRLVSARAERLRNTLYKGAAIMLILAGSLFVYRALR from the coding sequence ATGTTACCCACTGATTCTCTCTATGTCCTGATTTTTGTCTCTGGTCTCCTGGGAGGGTTCGGCCATTGCATCGGCATGTGCGGTCCCGTTGTCGCCGCATACTCGTTACCCCTGGGAGGATCTGCCGCCCCGCAAGAGGGCATGACGGGAAGGCTAGGGGCCTTCATGCCCCATCTCCTCTACACCCTCGGGAGGGTCACGACATACAGCATTCTTGGGGGAATCATGGGATTAACAGGCTCCTTCTCCGGTGTCGTCAGATCTATCGAACGTATCCAGAATATCACCCTCGCTGCCGTTGGGGTGCTGATGGTCATGATGGGACTCGCTGCGGGCGGATGGCTGCCGTTCCCGACAAGGCTCGGGAGGGCGAACCTGTTCACCGGCAGCATTGCCGGAATCGTGCGGTTCATATCGGGCATAAAGACAGTCGGGGCATACTTTCCTATGGGCCTCGTGCTCGGTTTCCTTCCGTGCGGTCTCCTCTATACCGCCCTCATCGCGGCTGCAGGCGCAGGAGCAGAGGCGGGAAGCGGGGCAGGAGGCTTTCTTCGCGGCATGTCGCTGCTCTTTCTCTTCGGACTCGGAACTTCTCCCGCGCTCTTTCTGTTCGGACGGCTTGTCTCGGCGCGGGCGGAGCGGTTGAGAAATACCCTCTATAAAGGAGCTGCCATTATGCTGATTCTCGCGGGATCGCTCTTTGTTTACCGGGCCCTCCGATGA
- a CDS encoding FixH family protein, translated as MKAAIIIVTIFGLASVIGVIVVGMRSFEGIVVEKPYETGLAWDSLEKEKASLGWKVEVRTKGFRTGDNDLLLLISDREGKPLSAADVSITVSRPSTSAYDKTYRADEQPGGIYNADVRLPLFGHWEMKIRVASGGKRAVFDEKIFAEKGPG; from the coding sequence GTGAAAGCTGCGATCATCATCGTGACCATCTTCGGTCTCGCTTCAGTCATTGGCGTGATCGTTGTCGGGATGAGGAGCTTCGAGGGGATTGTGGTCGAGAAGCCCTATGAAACGGGGCTTGCATGGGATTCGCTCGAAAAGGAGAAGGCGTCTCTGGGGTGGAAGGTCGAGGTGAGAACAAAAGGCTTCAGAACCGGCGACAATGATCTTCTCCTCCTGATATCCGATAGGGAAGGGAAGCCTCTTTCCGCTGCGGACGTATCGATTACGGTGAGCAGGCCTTCGACGAGCGCGTATGACAAGACTTACCGTGCAGATGAACAGCCCGGCGGGATATATAATGCAGACGTGCGATTGCCGCTCTTCGGACACTGGGAGATGAAGATCCGTGTCGCCTCCGGAGGGAAAAGAGCTGTTTTCGATGAAAAGATATTCGCGGAAAAGGGGCCGGGGTGA
- a CDS encoding 4Fe-4S dicluster domain-containing protein, translated as MMMSKGIQPWRRLIEVLQGLVILGLPFLKIDGESALRFDIPTLRLHVLGVSIWMEEFFIVLIALIFFTFLVILTTILFGRIWCGWLCPQTVIVDFTRFLDRADKKGAAHRALAYGAILGISIIIGANLIWYFVSPYEFIGRLFSQDLGRTISGFWIVLTMILFLNFAFLRHHFCSTVCPYARLQSVLYDSGTLLIAFDPGRKDECVNCMACVKTCPVGIDIRQGMNAACINCAECLDQCTKIMTRKERKSLIGYFWGFPGETGRILRGNVLLIGSLTAVALVSLLYLSSSRRALDMTVLPNYDFTPRMNENGGTLNSYLLSVENRGRRDLDLSIRVSAAGNGMKITPERLVLKAGDHRRITTYVSDANLGKNAGTKEIEISLVPVGDDTMKLSRKANFRIPGHK; from the coding sequence ATGATGATGAGTAAAGGGATACAGCCCTGGAGGCGCCTCATCGAGGTGCTCCAGGGGCTCGTAATCCTCGGCCTGCCTTTCCTGAAGATAGATGGCGAGAGCGCCCTGCGGTTCGATATTCCTACCCTGAGGCTCCATGTCCTCGGCGTCAGTATCTGGATGGAAGAGTTCTTCATCGTGCTTATCGCACTGATCTTCTTTACATTTCTCGTTATCCTGACAACGATCCTCTTCGGAAGGATATGGTGCGGATGGCTCTGCCCTCAGACCGTCATCGTCGATTTTACCCGCTTCCTCGACAGGGCGGACAAAAAAGGAGCGGCTCACAGAGCGCTGGCGTACGGAGCGATACTCGGCATCAGCATCATCATCGGAGCGAACCTCATCTGGTACTTCGTCTCTCCCTACGAGTTTATCGGCAGGCTTTTCTCTCAGGACCTCGGTCGGACCATCTCGGGCTTCTGGATCGTCCTCACCATGATTCTTTTTCTGAATTTCGCCTTCCTCCGGCACCATTTCTGCTCAACGGTCTGCCCCTACGCCCGGCTTCAGAGCGTGCTCTATGATTCAGGAACCCTTCTCATCGCCTTTGACCCGGGGAGGAAGGACGAATGCGTCAATTGCATGGCCTGCGTGAAGACCTGTCCAGTCGGAATCGATATCCGGCAAGGCATGAATGCGGCGTGTATCAACTGTGCTGAATGCCTGGATCAATGCACGAAGATTATGACACGAAAGGAGAGGAAATCCCTCATCGGGTATTTCTGGGGGTTTCCAGGGGAGACCGGAAGGATACTGAGAGGAAACGTTCTCCTGATCGGCTCTCTGACCGCGGTCGCCCTCGTCTCTTTACTCTACCTGTCTTCTTCCAGAAGAGCGCTGGATATGACCGTCCTTCCCAATTATGACTTCACTCCGAGGATGAATGAGAATGGCGGCACGCTGAATTCCTATCTCTTGTCCGTGGAAAACAGGGGAAGGCGCGATCTCGATCTCTCGATCCGGGTTTCTGCGGCAGGGAACGGCATGAAGATAACTCCCGAGAGGCTTGTTCTCAAGGCAGGGGATCATCGACGGATAACGACATATGTCTCGGACGCAAACCTCGGCAAGAATGCCGGGACAAAGGAGATCGAGATATCCCTTGTCCCGGTGGGAGATGATACAATGAAACTGTCCAGAAAAGCGAACTTCAGAATCCCGGGGCATAAGTGA
- a CDS encoding CcoQ/FixQ family Cbb3-type cytochrome c oxidase assembly chaperone, with the protein MNSLAIAYIVFGVTLVILFGIIIGFYYSKKRKKKVEEPKYKMLDDDE; encoded by the coding sequence ATGAACTCGCTCGCAATCGCATATATCGTTTTCGGCGTAACTCTTGTCATACTCTTCGGCATCATCATCGGCTTTTATTATTCGAAGAAGAGAAAGAAGAAGGTGGAAGAACCGAAATACAAGATGCTCGATGATGATGAGTAA
- a CDS encoding cbb3-type cytochrome c oxidase N-terminal domain-containing protein, whose translation MAGHEELDELKEFLVEEGVDAKRKIPIGWLILFWGLILWGIYYFAAYSPSISGWTQQKAYEESLKK comes from the coding sequence ATGGCAGGACATGAGGAATTAGATGAACTCAAGGAGTTTCTCGTCGAGGAGGGCGTGGACGCGAAAAGGAAGATCCCCATCGGCTGGCTGATACTCTTCTGGGGGCTCATCCTCTGGGGTATCTATTATTTTGCCGCCTATTCTCCCTCGATCAGCGGATGGACACAGCAGAAGGCGTACGAGGAGTCTCTCAAGAAATAA
- a CDS encoding cbb3-type cytochrome c oxidase subunit II: MASDFHHKLHTSPVLFAVLATVAILVGTVVTMFAPMLTSQMHPKLENLKPYTPIQLAGRDIYQREGCNNCHTQTVRPLKTEVMRYGDYSKAGEFAYDHPFLWGSKRTGPDLARIGGKYPDEWHYGHFESPQAFFAESNMPAYGWLKDRKVDPREIESHMAALGFPYTPEDIKALEGKTELAALVAYMQVIGIAVAKQAAPLAAEAAEKNPLAGDPKAIADGKAIFGANCAVCHGADGKGGIGPSLVDNVWLYQEGDVSDGVLFGIISQGTQPGAEIAGRKAKGGMPPFGSSLDKNKIWSLIAYIRSLQGK, translated from the coding sequence ATGGCAAGCGACTTCCATCATAAGCTCCATACAAGCCCGGTCCTCTTTGCGGTGCTCGCGACCGTGGCGATCCTCGTCGGAACGGTCGTCACGATGTTCGCGCCGATGCTCACTTCCCAGATGCATCCGAAGCTCGAAAACCTGAAACCCTATACGCCCATCCAGCTTGCAGGCCGGGACATTTACCAGCGTGAAGGGTGCAACAACTGTCATACCCAGACCGTACGTCCGTTGAAGACGGAGGTGATGCGATACGGCGATTACTCGAAGGCGGGCGAATTCGCTTACGACCATCCCTTTCTCTGGGGATCGAAGAGGACGGGACCCGATCTCGCGAGGATCGGCGGCAAGTATCCCGACGAATGGCACTACGGCCACTTCGAGAGCCCCCAGGCCTTCTTTGCCGAATCGAACATGCCAGCCTATGGATGGCTTAAGGACCGCAAAGTGGATCCGCGGGAAATCGAGTCTCATATGGCTGCCCTCGGATTTCCTTACACTCCCGAAGACATCAAGGCGCTCGAAGGAAAGACAGAGCTGGCAGCCCTCGTCGCCTACATGCAGGTGATCGGCATCGCAGTTGCCAAGCAGGCGGCCCCTCTGGCTGCGGAAGCCGCGGAGAAGAACCCCCTCGCCGGAGACCCGAAGGCGATAGCCGACGGGAAGGCGATTTTTGGCGCGAACTGCGCGGTCTGCCACGGCGCTGACGGCAAAGGCGGCATCGGGCCTAGCCTCGTCGACAATGTCTGGCTTTATCAGGAAGGCGACGTGAGCGACGGTGTCCTCTTCGGCATCATATCGCAGGGAACGCAACCCGGAGCGGAGATCGCGGGGAGAAAGGCAAAAGGCGGGATGCCGCCTTTCGGGTCCTCACTGGATAAGAACAAGATATGGTCCCTGATCGCCTATATCAGGTCTCTACAGGGAAAATAG
- a CDS encoding cbb3-type cytochrome c oxidase subunit I: MSDYQYDNQTVSGFIVSSIFWGVVGILIGLLISVQLWRPELNFPPFLTYGRLRVVHTNGLAFGLGVGAIFGISYYIVMRLTRRPLVFPKLARFQLYLFNVAIALAALSLFAGMNQSNEYAELEWPLDIGVVILWVMFAVNVFASIIKRKEEQMYVSLWYVIATVIAVAVLYIVNNLSIPAGLFKSYHLFAGVNSANVEWWYGHNAVGFVFTTPILAMFYYFLPKATGIPIFSHRLSIIAFWSLVFAYLWTGAHHLVYTPLPDWIQTLAIVFTVFLIAPSWGSVVNGYYTVGSDWEKTRTNYLTKFFLLGITFYGLQTVQGPTQGLRVVSQLIHYTDWVPGHVHMGTMGWVTMTVAASIYYIIPKIYNTEIYSVKIANIHFWLVLIGQLIFSITMWITGIQQGVLWKAVNPDGSLKYTFMETLVRNYPFWKLRSVAGVIFTVGMLFFIYNVYMTMRRGKSLAAAKA; the protein is encoded by the coding sequence ATGAGTGATTATCAGTACGATAATCAGACGGTCAGCGGTTTCATCGTCTCCTCCATCTTCTGGGGTGTCGTCGGCATCCTCATAGGGCTCCTCATCTCCGTGCAGCTCTGGAGGCCCGAGCTGAACTTCCCGCCTTTCCTCACCTATGGGAGGCTGAGGGTCGTCCATACGAACGGGCTCGCCTTCGGACTGGGGGTCGGCGCGATATTCGGCATCTCCTATTACATCGTGATGCGTCTTACAAGAAGACCCCTTGTCTTCCCGAAGCTCGCGCGGTTTCAACTCTATCTCTTCAATGTGGCGATCGCGCTCGCGGCCCTGAGCCTCTTCGCGGGAATGAACCAGTCGAACGAATACGCGGAATTGGAATGGCCGCTCGACATCGGCGTCGTGATACTCTGGGTGATGTTCGCGGTGAATGTCTTCGCCTCGATAATCAAGCGGAAGGAAGAGCAGATGTACGTCTCGCTCTGGTACGTCATCGCCACCGTCATCGCCGTGGCGGTGCTCTATATCGTGAACAACCTCTCGATCCCTGCGGGGCTCTTCAAGTCCTACCATCTCTTCGCGGGAGTGAACAGCGCGAATGTCGAGTGGTGGTATGGCCACAACGCCGTCGGATTTGTCTTCACCACGCCGATCCTCGCGATGTTTTATTATTTTCTGCCGAAGGCGACGGGCATCCCGATATTCAGCCACAGGCTCTCGATTATCGCCTTCTGGTCGCTTGTCTTCGCATACCTCTGGACCGGCGCGCACCACCTCGTTTATACGCCTCTTCCGGACTGGATACAGACGCTCGCCATCGTCTTTACCGTATTTCTCATCGCCCCATCATGGGGGTCTGTGGTGAACGGCTATTATACAGTCGGCTCCGACTGGGAAAAGACGAGGACGAACTACCTTACGAAGTTCTTTCTCCTCGGGATCACCTTTTACGGTCTCCAGACCGTTCAAGGGCCCACTCAGGGGCTGAGGGTCGTCAGTCAGCTCATCCATTACACCGACTGGGTACCGGGACATGTGCATATGGGGACGATGGGGTGGGTCACGATGACCGTCGCTGCCTCGATCTACTACATCATACCGAAGATCTACAACACCGAGATATACAGTGTCAAGATAGCGAACATTCACTTCTGGCTCGTCCTGATCGGGCAGCTCATCTTCTCTATCACGATGTGGATTACCGGCATTCAGCAGGGGGTCTTATGGAAGGCGGTGAATCCGGACGGAAGCCTGAAGTATACCTTCATGGAGACTCTCGTGAGGAACTATCCATTCTGGAAACTACGGTCGGTAGCCGGCGTCATATTCACGGTCGGGATGCTCTTCTTCATCTACAATGTCTACATGACAATGCGCAGGGGCAAGTCCCTTGCCGCGGCGAAGGCATAG